A window from Sphingobium sp. EM0848 encodes these proteins:
- a CDS encoding SMP-30/gluconolactonase/LRE family protein, translating to MTEWRRIDRDARDMLGEGTLWSARDNAVYWVDILAPALNRLSLDDGAIRRWAMPEPLGWVAERASGGFIGGFQSGFARITLDPLAIMPVGDPEPHRPGSRMNDGKADASGAIWCGTMDMAEAEDVGALYRLDPDGSWAVQDSGYHVPNGPAFSPCGQWLYHSDTVKREIYRFARTAEGGISDRQPFIRFAEEDGYPDGMTVDAEAHLWVAHWGGGRISRFTPDGKLDRSIALPAKQVTNICFAGEELDRMFVSSASIGLPETEYDGAFFEVFPGVRGLPTHQFAG from the coding sequence ATGACCGAATGGCGCAGAATTGATCGCGATGCGCGCGATATGCTGGGCGAGGGGACGCTGTGGTCGGCGCGGGACAATGCGGTCTATTGGGTCGACATCCTTGCGCCCGCGCTCAACCGGCTGTCGCTCGATGACGGCGCCATCCGGCGCTGGGCCATGCCCGAACCGCTGGGCTGGGTGGCCGAGCGAGCCAGCGGCGGCTTTATCGGTGGGTTCCAGAGCGGTTTCGCGCGGATCACACTCGATCCGCTGGCGATCATGCCGGTCGGCGATCCCGAACCGCATCGGCCCGGCAGCCGGATGAATGATGGCAAGGCCGATGCGAGCGGCGCCATCTGGTGCGGCACGATGGACATGGCGGAGGCGGAGGATGTCGGCGCGCTCTACCGGCTCGATCCGGATGGAAGCTGGGCGGTGCAGGACAGCGGCTATCATGTGCCCAATGGTCCGGCCTTTTCACCCTGCGGACAGTGGCTCTATCATAGCGATACGGTCAAACGGGAAATCTATCGCTTCGCGCGTACGGCGGAGGGCGGGATCAGCGACCGCCAGCCCTTCATCCGTTTTGCCGAGGAGGATGGCTATCCCGACGGGATGACGGTGGATGCGGAAGCGCATCTCTGGGTTGCCCATTGGGGCGGCGGGCGGATCAGCCGCTTCACGCCCGACGGGAAGCTGGATCGGTCGATCGCGCTGCCCGCGAAGCAGGTGACGAATATCTGCTTCGCCGGGGAGGAGCTGGACCGGATGTTCGTCAGCTCCGCTTCCATCGGACTGCCCGAAACGGAATATGACGGTGCCTTTTTTGAGGTCTTTCCAGGCGTTCGGGGCCTGCCGACCCATCAGTTTGCGGGCTGA
- a CDS encoding sugar MFS transporter → MAGPISSAAAPAAAYNPGTRYGPALTLLASLFFMWGFITVINNTLLPHLRSVFELSYTQTTLIESVWFIAYFVASIPSAKLIERIGYQKSLVTGLLIMAAGALGMMLAASIPSYGVTLVMLFVIASGITLLQVAANPYVAVVGKPETASSRLNLVQAMNSAGTMLAPMFGAYLILGRSKSGTAEAGAVISQAERLADAQSVILPYGLVAVVLVMLAVVIARFPLPAMGASAQRLAKEERKKHSLWAHRNLVFGIPAIFIYLIAEIGVANLFVNFVSQPDIANLTHEQAGRYLSFLWGGMMVGRFAGSAIMQRFDAGNVLATFSVGAFIVMMTTVFAHGPVAMWSLILVGLFHSIMFPTIFTLGIKGLGPLTEEGSGLLIMAIAGGALVVVQGYLADHFGLQTSFLLTAVCELYILFYALWGSKPTHALPDQQIG, encoded by the coding sequence ATGGCAGGACCCATTTCCTCTGCTGCGGCGCCCGCCGCGGCCTATAATCCCGGCACGCGCTACGGCCCTGCCCTGACCTTGCTCGCCAGCCTCTTCTTCATGTGGGGCTTCATCACCGTCATCAACAACACGCTGCTGCCGCATCTGCGCAGCGTGTTCGAACTCAGCTACACCCAGACGACGCTGATCGAATCAGTGTGGTTCATCGCCTATTTCGTCGCCTCCATCCCGTCTGCGAAGCTGATCGAGCGGATCGGCTACCAGAAATCGCTGGTGACGGGCCTGCTCATCATGGCGGCAGGCGCGCTGGGCATGATGCTGGCCGCCAGCATCCCCTCCTATGGCGTCACGCTGGTCATGCTGTTCGTGATCGCCAGCGGCATCACCCTGCTTCAGGTCGCCGCCAACCCCTATGTCGCGGTGGTCGGCAAGCCCGAAACCGCGTCCTCGCGCCTCAACCTTGTGCAGGCGATGAATTCGGCAGGGACAATGCTGGCGCCGATGTTCGGCGCTTATCTGATCCTCGGCCGGTCGAAGAGCGGCACGGCGGAGGCCGGGGCGGTCATCAGCCAGGCCGAACGCCTGGCCGACGCCCAGTCTGTGATCCTGCCCTATGGCCTGGTCGCGGTGGTGCTGGTGATGCTGGCGGTCGTGATCGCGCGCTTCCCCCTACCCGCCATGGGTGCGTCCGCCCAGCGTCTCGCCAAGGAAGAACGGAAGAAACATTCGCTGTGGGCGCACCGCAATCTGGTGTTCGGCATCCCGGCGATCTTCATCTACCTGATCGCGGAAATCGGCGTCGCCAACCTGTTCGTGAACTTCGTCAGCCAGCCCGACATCGCCAATCTGACCCATGAGCAGGCCGGGCGCTATCTCAGTTTCCTCTGGGGCGGCATGATGGTCGGCCGTTTCGCCGGTTCCGCGATCATGCAACGCTTCGACGCGGGCAATGTCCTGGCGACCTTCTCGGTTGGCGCCTTCATCGTGATGATGACCACCGTCTTCGCCCATGGCCCCGTCGCCATGTGGTCGCTGATTCTGGTCGGACTGTTCCACTCGATCATGTTCCCGACCATCTTCACGCTTGGAATCAAGGGGCTTGGACCGCTGACCGAGGAAGGCTCCGGCCTGTTGATCATGGCGATCGCCGGTGGTGCGCTGGTGGTGGTGCAGGGCTATCTGGCGGACCATTTCGGATTGCAGACAAGTTTCCTGCTCACCGCCGTCTGCGAACTCTACATTCTCTTCTACGCGCTGTGGGGGTCGAAGCCGACCCACGCGCTGCCCGATCAGCAGATCGGGTAA
- a CDS encoding Gfo/Idh/MocA family protein, with translation MDPIRIAIVGIGKIARDQHVPAIRGNSAFSLAATVSPQDAGLDGIPHHASLDALLSEGPAVDAIALCTPPQVRYELASQALARGIHLFLEKPPGATLAEVAALEAQASRVGVSLFAAWHSRFAAGVAPARAWLAERRIDKVSIVWREDVRVWHPGQAWIWQPGGLGVFDPGINALSIVTHILPRPFFLKDACLVLPENRAAPIAADLAFRDTGGADIHMDLDWRQTGPQSWDIIVETDAGTLKLSQGGAVLSLPSGTEHGEDIEYAGLYSRFATLIRSGRSDVDTTPLRLVADAFLRGKRETTDAFYD, from the coding sequence ATGGACCCGATCCGCATCGCCATCGTCGGCATCGGCAAGATCGCGCGGGACCAGCATGTCCCCGCGATCCGGGGCAACAGCGCCTTCAGCCTCGCCGCGACCGTCAGCCCGCAGGATGCGGGGCTGGACGGCATACCGCATCATGCCAGCCTGGACGCCTTGCTGTCGGAGGGACCCGCTGTTGATGCCATCGCGCTCTGCACCCCGCCGCAGGTCCGCTACGAGTTGGCGTCGCAGGCCCTGGCGCGCGGCATCCATCTGTTCCTTGAAAAGCCGCCCGGCGCCACGCTGGCCGAGGTCGCCGCGCTGGAGGCGCAGGCGTCCAGGGTGGGCGTCAGCCTGTTTGCGGCCTGGCACTCGCGCTTTGCCGCCGGAGTGGCCCCGGCCCGCGCCTGGCTGGCCGAGCGCCGGATCGACAAGGTTTCCATCGTCTGGCGGGAGGATGTGCGCGTCTGGCATCCGGGTCAGGCGTGGATCTGGCAACCCGGCGGACTCGGCGTGTTCGATCCGGGCATCAATGCGCTGTCCATCGTCACCCACATCCTGCCGCGCCCCTTCTTCCTGAAGGACGCCTGCCTTGTGCTGCCGGAAAACCGCGCCGCACCGATCGCCGCCGACCTCGCTTTCCGCGACACCGGCGGCGCGGACATCCATATGGACCTCGACTGGCGCCAGACCGGCCCGCAAAGCTGGGACATCATCGTCGAAACCGACGCGGGCACGCTGAAGCTCAGCCAGGGCGGCGCCGTGCTGTCGCTGCCCAGCGGCACCGAGCATGGCGAGGATATCGAATATGCGGGCCTCTACAGCCGCTTCGCCACGCTGATCCGCAGCGGACGCAGCGATGTGGACACGACCCCGCTGCGCCTCGTCGCGGACGCGTTCCTGCGCGGCAAGCGTGAAACCACCGACGCATTTTACGATTGA
- a CDS encoding response regulator transcription factor gives MSHKILVVEDDAATAAYVAKGMSEAGFTIDQADNGRDGLFLASDGSYGAIILDRMMPAMDGMAMLKALRAAGIETPVIILSALGTPEDRVEGLTNGADDYLVKPFAFAELLARVQLLLRRGGSGSTVVTHLRHEDLEMDLLSRRVKRGSRTIDLQPREFRLLEFFLRHPDQVVTRTMLLEGVWDYHFDPGTNVIDVHVSRLRRKLDEGGDKPMLHTVRGMGYRLGPEN, from the coding sequence ATGAGCCACAAGATATTGGTGGTGGAAGATGATGCGGCCACCGCCGCCTATGTCGCCAAGGGCATGAGCGAAGCCGGCTTCACCATCGACCAGGCGGACAATGGCCGCGACGGCCTGTTCCTGGCCAGTGACGGCAGCTATGGCGCGATCATCCTGGACCGGATGATGCCCGCGATGGACGGCATGGCGATGCTGAAGGCCCTGCGCGCGGCGGGGATCGAAACGCCCGTCATCATCCTGTCGGCGCTCGGCACGCCGGAGGATCGGGTGGAGGGCCTTACCAACGGTGCCGACGACTATCTGGTGAAACCCTTTGCCTTTGCCGAACTGCTCGCCCGCGTGCAGTTGCTGCTGCGCCGGGGCGGCAGCGGCAGCACGGTCGTCACCCATCTGCGTCATGAGGATCTGGAAATGGACCTGCTTTCCCGCCGGGTGAAGCGGGGCAGCCGGACCATCGACCTGCAACCGCGCGAATTTCGCCTGCTCGAATTTTTCCTGCGCCATCCCGATCAGGTGGTGACGCGCACCATGCTGCTGGAAGGCGTGTGGGATTATCATTTCGATCCCGGCACGAACGTCATCGACGTCCATGTCAGCCGCCTGCGCCGCAAACTGGACGAAGGCGGGGACAAGCCGATGCTGCACACGGTGCGCGGCATGGGATATCGTCTTGGCCCGGAGAACTGA
- a CDS encoding aldose epimerase family protein: MRKAFMNRSVLATLSYGALCVMTSATALAAEASRAPAGTLSDGTAIEAITLKNGQGVSATILTYGATLQKLAGPDRRGKVADVMLGYDDLAGYVDHPNYFGVTVGRYANRIAGGKFTLDGKGYQLPLNDKVNTLHGGGKGFDKQVWKVVSLKSGPTATLILSYMSPDGDSGYPGQLDTTVTYTLDEAGNLGIAFDARTSKPTIVNMTNHAIFNLAGEGAPDGALGHLLTIPAKAFTPVDANLIPTGELKPVDGTMFDFRAPRRVADGIRDGRDAQIVAGRGYDHNFALDKGATRTPELAARLEDQASGRVLEVLSTEPGVQFYAGNFLDGTLVGKQGHLYRMGDGIALEPQKFPDAPNQPKFLSARVDPGKPYHHQMIYRLSVKR; encoded by the coding sequence ATGCGAAAGGCCTTTATGAACAGATCAGTCTTGGCAACGTTGTCATACGGTGCCTTGTGTGTGATGACAAGCGCCACTGCACTGGCGGCGGAGGCCAGCCGCGCCCCTGCCGGCACGCTGTCCGACGGCACCGCGATCGAGGCGATCACGCTCAAAAACGGACAGGGGGTTTCTGCCACCATCCTGACCTATGGCGCGACCTTGCAGAAGCTGGCCGGGCCGGATCGCCGGGGCAAGGTGGCCGATGTCATGCTCGGCTATGACGATCTGGCCGGCTATGTCGACCATCCCAATTATTTTGGCGTGACCGTGGGCCGCTATGCCAACCGCATCGCCGGCGGCAAGTTCACGCTGGACGGCAAGGGCTATCAACTGCCGCTCAACGACAAGGTGAACACGCTGCATGGCGGGGGCAAGGGCTTCGACAAGCAGGTGTGGAAGGTCGTGTCGCTGAAGAGCGGGCCGACCGCCACGCTGATTTTGTCCTACATGAGTCCCGATGGTGATTCGGGCTATCCGGGCCAGCTCGACACCACCGTCACCTATACGCTGGATGAGGCGGGCAATCTGGGCATTGCCTTCGACGCCAGAACCAGCAAGCCGACTATCGTCAACATGACTAACCATGCGATCTTCAATCTGGCGGGGGAGGGCGCGCCCGATGGTGCCTTGGGTCATCTGCTGACCATTCCGGCCAAGGCCTTCACGCCGGTCGACGCGAATCTGATCCCGACTGGTGAACTGAAGCCGGTGGACGGCACTATGTTCGATTTCCGCGCGCCCCGCCGGGTGGCGGACGGCATTCGCGACGGCCGCGATGCGCAGATTGTTGCCGGGCGCGGCTATGATCATAATTTCGCTCTGGACAAGGGGGCGACCAGGACGCCGGAACTGGCCGCGCGACTGGAAGATCAGGCTTCGGGCCGTGTGCTCGAAGTGTTGAGCACCGAGCCGGGCGTGCAATTCTATGCGGGTAATTTCCTGGATGGCACGCTGGTGGGGAAGCAGGGGCATCTCTACCGCATGGGGGATGGCATTGCGCTGGAGCCGCAGAAATTTCCCGATGCCCCCAACCAGCCGAAGTTCCTTTCGGCGCGGGTCGATCCCGGCAAGCCCTATCACCATCAGATGATCTATCGTCTGTCAGTCAAGCGCTGA
- a CDS encoding HAMP domain-containing sensor histidine kinase, producing the protein MTGGVLLFVQQASQRTVVAADQQAVEDARDDMLALYREGGTMALRSEITRRFRSVEGERAVLLLTDTSGQPISGNVGAWPAGLAADGRWQTMSLYRVGRDEPEPIGVIAVRLENGDQMLIGMVISNSLQLARIYEEALSVAFIMSLVLALAIAIMLGRILARQVSDIAQTANDVAVGALDRRVPTDGSGDAFDRLGQSINAMLERIDALVTQLRMMTDGLAHDLKSPVTRLISVVEQASAQTRDDAALDALEKVHHEAQTLRSMLTTALLISRTEAGFGGDLLRDTDIGNLLRDVGEVYGPLIEDSGFALTLSAPESLIFPLHRELVSQSLANLIENALYYAEGGDCIGLSASLVDGHLLIEVADNGPGIPAASHAAALKRFGRLDPARGKPGSGLGLSLVEAVARLHHGMVTLADNGPGLRVTLTLRRP; encoded by the coding sequence CTGACCGGCGGCGTCCTGCTGTTCGTGCAGCAGGCGAGCCAGCGCACCGTCGTCGCCGCCGACCAGCAGGCGGTGGAGGATGCACGCGACGACATGCTCGCCCTCTATCGGGAGGGTGGCACGATGGCACTGCGCAGCGAAATAACCCGCCGTTTCCGCAGCGTGGAGGGCGAGCGCGCCGTGCTGCTCCTCACCGATACGAGCGGGCAACCGATCAGCGGCAATGTGGGCGCCTGGCCCGCAGGCCTTGCCGCGGACGGGCGCTGGCAGACCATGTCGCTCTACCGCGTCGGGCGCGACGAGCCGGAGCCGATCGGCGTCATCGCCGTCAGGCTGGAGAATGGCGATCAGATGCTGATCGGCATGGTCATTTCCAACAGCCTGCAACTGGCGCGCATCTATGAGGAGGCGTTGAGCGTCGCCTTCATCATGAGCCTGGTGCTGGCGCTGGCCATCGCCATCATGTTGGGCCGCATATTGGCGCGGCAGGTGTCGGACATCGCGCAAACGGCCAATGACGTCGCGGTCGGCGCACTCGACCGGCGCGTGCCGACCGACGGCAGCGGCGACGCCTTCGACCGGCTGGGCCAATCGATCAACGCCATGCTGGAGCGGATCGACGCGTTGGTGACGCAGCTTCGGATGATGACCGACGGGCTGGCGCATGACCTTAAATCCCCGGTGACGCGGCTGATCTCCGTGGTGGAACAGGCCAGTGCCCAGACCCGCGACGATGCCGCGCTCGACGCGCTGGAAAAGGTGCATCATGAGGCGCAGACGCTGCGTTCCATGCTGACCACGGCCCTGCTCATCAGCCGGACCGAGGCGGGTTTCGGCGGCGATCTGCTGCGCGACACCGATATCGGCAACCTGCTGCGCGACGTGGGAGAGGTCTATGGCCCGCTGATCGAGGACAGCGGCTTCGCCCTCACCCTCAGCGCGCCGGAATCGCTGATTTTTCCTCTGCACCGCGAACTGGTGAGCCAGTCGCTCGCCAATCTCATCGAAAATGCGCTTTATTATGCGGAGGGCGGCGACTGCATCGGCCTGAGCGCATCGCTGGTGGATGGCCATTTGCTGATCGAGGTGGCCGACAACGGCCCCGGCATCCCCGCGGCAAGCCATGCCGCCGCGCTCAAGCGCTTCGGTCGGCTCGACCCCGCGCGCGGCAAGCCCGGATCGGGGCTGGGCCTGTCGCTGGTGGAGGCGGTGGCGCGGCTGCACCATGGCATGGTGACACTGGCGGATAACGGCCCCGGGCTGCGGGTCACACTGACCCTGCGGCGGCCCTGA
- a CDS encoding IS630 family transposase (programmed frameshift) yields MPIPLRADFDATLVRAAARKSKDGAQARRLLALAAIYEGSSRTEAARIGGVTLQIVRDWVLRFNAAGPDGLIDRKAPGQPSRLSAAHRAALVEMVERGPIPAVHGVVRWRIIDLAQWLWDEFSVSVSRPTLSRELRALGYRKLSARPKHHAQDPEAIEAFKRGFAAELDKVKACLPRGTPIEIWFTDEARIGQKNKITRRWAKRGTRPSAPHDQRTSSAYIFGAICPQEGKAAGLILPFCNTDTMNLHLAEISLAVAPDTHAVLLMDQAGWHLTPKLNVPGNISIIPIPSKCPELNPQENIWQFLRDNWLSNRVFNSHEDIVDHCCDAWNRLVEQPGRIMSIGLRDWAQGF; encoded by the exons ATGCCGATCCCGCTTCGCGCCGACTTTGACGCTACCCTGGTGAGGGCCGCGGCCCGTAAATCGAAGGATGGCGCGCAAGCGCGGCGATTACTGGCGCTGGCGGCGATCTATGAGGGGTCGAGCCGTACCGAGGCGGCACGGATCGGCGGGGTGACGCTGCAGATCGTCCGCGACTGGGTGTTGAGGTTCAACGCGGCCGGACCCGATGGATTGATCGACCGGAAGGCGCCGGGCCAGCCCTCGCGCCTGAGCGCTGCCCACCGCGCAGCCCTCGTCGAGATGGTCGAACGGGGTCCGATCCCCGCCGTGCACGGCGTGGTGCGCTGGCGGATCATTGATCTGGCTCAGTGGCTATGGGACGAGTTTTCCGTCTCGGTTTCGAGGCCGACACTGAGCCGTGAGCTGCGGGCGCTGGGCTACCGCAAGTTGTCAGCCCGGCCCAAACATCATGCCCAGGATCCAGAGGCAATTGAGGCCTTCAAAAGG GGCTTTGCCGCCGAGCTGGACAAGGTCAAAGCGTGCCTCCCGCGGGGCACACCGATAGAAATCTGGTTCACGGACGAGGCCCGGATCGGACAGAAGAACAAGATCACGCGGCGCTGGGCCAAACGAGGGACGCGACCATCCGCGCCGCATGATCAGCGCACCAGCTCCGCCTATATCTTCGGCGCGATCTGCCCGCAGGAAGGCAAGGCTGCAGGCCTCATCCTGCCGTTCTGCAACACCGACACAATGAACCTGCACCTGGCCGAGATCTCACTGGCCGTCGCTCCTGACACGCACGCCGTGCTGCTCATGGACCAGGCTGGCTGGCATCTGACGCCCAAGCTCAACGTGCCCGGTAATATCTCGATCATCCCGATCCCATCGAAGTGCCCCGAGCTCAACCCGCAGGAGAATATCTGGCAGTTCCTGCGTGACAACTGGCTGTCGAACCGCGTGTTCAACTCCCACGAGGACATCGTCGATCACTGTTGCGACGCCTGGAACAGGCTCGTCGAACAGCCCGGGCGCATCATGTCGATCGGCCTGCGCGATTGGGCCCAGGGGTTCTGA
- a CDS encoding PDZ domain-containing protein — protein MGKRSIDNYATGLLLAGLALCALLMSGAFFLHVRHATDGHMEAAAAKARALPGVTLTDGHPGVIVTSMETNGQAARLGINVGDGVISLNGTPISSLDQASSYLLHHPQQRIALGLKHANQLRVVMLVRPERGQ, from the coding sequence ATGGGGAAGCGCTCGATCGACAATTATGCGACCGGACTGCTGCTGGCCGGCCTTGCCCTGTGCGCATTGTTGATGAGCGGCGCCTTCTTCCTTCACGTCCGTCACGCCACGGACGGCCATATGGAAGCCGCAGCGGCCAAGGCCCGCGCCCTGCCCGGCGTCACCCTGACTGACGGCCATCCCGGCGTCATCGTCACCAGCATGGAAACCAACGGCCAGGCCGCGCGCCTTGGCATCAACGTCGGTGACGGCGTGATCAGCCTGAACGGCACACCGATAAGCTCGCTGGATCAAGCCAGTAGCTATCTGTTACACCATCCCCAGCAAAGGATAGCGCTGGGGCTGAAACATGCGAATCAATTGCGCGTGGTGATGCTGGTCCGGCCGGAAAGGGGACAATGA
- the araD1 gene encoding AraD1 family protein has translation MTLRLLQHRADHGARSVIAAEDDAAHFLIGVDSIRTLALDAIAKGVTLAEAVAAIAKGDAVDIAAEFEAGRLLAPIDHDDPAHVQLTGTGLTHLGSAEGRDKMHREAASAETKTDSMRMFLEGLEDGKPAPGAIGQQPEWFYKGDGSQLVGPTDPLTMPAFAQDGGEEPEIAGIYIIGPNGRPYRLGLALANEFSDHVTERHNYLWLAHSKLRQASLGPELLVGPAPEHIEGSSRILRNGETLWEKPFLSGEGNMSHSLANLEHHHFKYDLFRRPGDVHVHFYGTATLSFTDGVQTQEGDVFEILATPFTLPVRNPLKRAAPVEVTIQVL, from the coding sequence ATGACTTTGCGCCTGTTGCAGCACCGTGCCGACCATGGCGCCCGCTCCGTCATCGCCGCGGAGGACGACGCAGCCCATTTCCTGATCGGCGTGGACAGCATCCGCACGCTGGCGCTGGACGCCATCGCCAAGGGTGTCACGCTGGCTGAGGCCGTTGCTGCCATCGCCAAGGGCGACGCCGTCGACATCGCTGCCGAATTCGAAGCGGGCCGCCTGCTCGCCCCGATCGATCATGATGATCCCGCCCATGTGCAACTGACCGGCACTGGCCTCACCCATCTTGGTTCCGCCGAGGGTCGCGACAAGATGCACCGCGAAGCCGCCTCCGCCGAGACCAAGACCGATTCGATGCGCATGTTCCTGGAAGGGCTGGAAGACGGCAAACCCGCCCCCGGCGCAATCGGCCAGCAGCCCGAATGGTTCTACAAGGGTGACGGATCGCAGCTTGTCGGCCCGACCGATCCGCTGACCATGCCCGCCTTCGCGCAGGATGGCGGCGAGGAACCAGAAATCGCCGGCATCTACATCATCGGCCCCAATGGCCGGCCCTATCGGCTCGGCCTCGCGCTCGCCAATGAGTTCAGCGACCATGTGACCGAGCGGCACAATTATCTGTGGCTCGCCCATAGCAAGCTGCGCCAGGCCTCGCTTGGTCCCGAACTGCTGGTCGGCCCCGCGCCCGAGCATATCGAGGGCAGCAGCCGCATCCTGCGCAATGGCGAAACCCTCTGGGAAAAGCCGTTCCTGTCGGGCGAAGGCAATATGTCGCACAGCCTGGCCAATCTGGAACATCATCATTTCAAATATGACCTGTTCCGCCGCCCCGGCGACGTGCATGTCCATTTCTACGGCACGGCGACCCTGTCCTTCACCGACGGCGTGCAGACCCAGGAAGGCGATGTGTTCGAAATCCTCGCCACGCCCTTCACCCTGCCGGTGCGCAACCCGCTGAAGCGCGCAGCGCCGGTCGAAGTGACCATCCAAGTCCTCTAA
- a CDS encoding FadR/GntR family transcriptional regulator — protein MAEKKGSLKGVEGAAAKEARGPGRRLHGAIAHKLGTAILSGQYAPGDVLSGEVAFAEELEVSRSAYREAIQVLTAKGLVESRPKAGTRVLPRNRWNLLDPEVLAWAFAGEPDVQFVRDLFELRAIVEPAAARLAAQRRTKDDIRLMKDALAAMRRHTLATEAGRSADRDFHNAILNATRNDALQTLSASIGAAVNWTTQFKQRARALPRNPIPDHVRVYDAIAAGDGAAAAEAMGVLVDLALEDTASAMTR, from the coding sequence ATGGCTGAGAAAAAGGGGTCTTTGAAGGGGGTTGAAGGCGCCGCCGCCAAGGAGGCGCGTGGACCCGGCAGGCGCCTGCACGGCGCCATTGCGCACAAGCTGGGAACAGCGATCTTGTCTGGCCAATATGCGCCGGGCGACGTGCTGTCGGGTGAAGTCGCCTTTGCCGAGGAACTGGAAGTGTCGCGCAGCGCCTATCGCGAGGCGATTCAGGTGCTGACCGCCAAGGGGCTGGTGGAAAGCCGGCCCAAGGCGGGGACGCGCGTGTTGCCGCGCAACCGCTGGAACCTGCTCGATCCCGAAGTGCTGGCCTGGGCCTTTGCCGGGGAGCCGGACGTGCAGTTCGTGCGCGACCTGTTCGAACTGCGCGCCATTGTCGAGCCGGCGGCGGCGCGGCTGGCGGCGCAGCGGCGGACCAAGGACGACATCAGGCTGATGAAGGACGCGCTGGCCGCGATGCGCCGCCATACGCTGGCGACCGAGGCGGGACGGTCGGCGGACCGCGATTTCCACAATGCCATCCTGAATGCGACGCGCAATGATGCGCTGCAGACGCTGTCGGCCAGCATCGGCGCGGCGGTCAACTGGACGACCCAGTTCAAGCAACGCGCTCGCGCCCTGCCGCGCAATCCGATCCCGGACCATGTGCGGGTATATGATGCCATTGCCGCAGGCGACGGGGCGGCCGCGGCGGAAGCGATGGGCGTTCTGGTCGATCTGGCGCTGGAGGATACGGCCAGCGCCATGACGCGGTGA
- a CDS encoding LacI family DNA-binding transcriptional regulator — MPSIRDVAALARVSIKTVSRVVNKAPNVSEELRQRVTAAIDQLDYRPNQSARRLAGGRSFMIAFLYNNPAPSYNSGIQSGAANRCRDLGYHLVVEPMPLAGEERLAILDRLVAALRPDGVFLVPPLSDDAHLLQRLSDLKLPCARIAGSVMGESFNIPTPDRAAGRMIADHLIGLGHRRIGVITPPAGHRAAMQRIEGFRDGLAAANLPLDQTLFVEGSFDFSSGIAAAETLLTRSERPTAIFATNDDMALGALTVAHRLTLRVPEELSVVGFDDTPAGLTAWPPLTTVSQPLEAMGSAVIDTLVGDSDAAPQFTFKLVQRGSSGPAPDQPAN; from the coding sequence ATGCCCAGCATTCGCGACGTCGCGGCGCTGGCTCGCGTATCGATCAAGACTGTGTCCCGCGTCGTCAACAAGGCGCCCAATGTCAGCGAGGAATTGCGTCAACGGGTCACGGCGGCGATCGACCAGCTCGATTATCGCCCCAACCAGTCGGCGCGTCGGCTGGCCGGCGGGCGGTCGTTCATGATCGCTTTCCTCTACAACAACCCCGCGCCGTCCTATAATAGCGGGATTCAGTCAGGCGCGGCGAACCGATGCCGGGATCTGGGCTATCATCTGGTGGTCGAACCAATGCCGCTGGCCGGGGAAGAGCGGCTTGCCATCCTCGACCGCCTTGTCGCCGCCTTGCGGCCCGACGGCGTGTTCCTGGTGCCGCCGCTTTCCGACGATGCCCATCTGCTCCAACGCCTGTCCGACCTGAAACTGCCCTGCGCCCGGATCGCCGGATCGGTGATGGGGGAAAGCTTCAACATTCCGACCCCCGATCGCGCAGCGGGGCGGATGATCGCGGACCATCTGATTGGCCTCGGTCATCGCCGCATCGGCGTGATCACGCCTCCCGCCGGCCATCGGGCCGCCATGCAGCGCATCGAAGGCTTTCGCGACGGTCTGGCCGCTGCCAATCTGCCCCTCGATCAAACGCTGTTCGTGGAAGGGTCGTTCGATTTCAGCTCCGGAATCGCGGCGGCCGAAACATTGCTGACCCGAAGCGAGCGCCCGACCGCGATCTTCGCCACCAATGACGATATGGCGCTGGGCGCCCTGACCGTCGCCCACCGGCTGACGCTGCGCGTGCCCGAAGAATTGTCGGTGGTCGGCTTTGACGACACGCCCGCCGGCCTCACTGCCTGGCCGCCGCTCACCACCGTCAGCCAGCCGCTGGAGGCGATGGGCAGCGCCGTGATCGACACGCTGGTGGGAGATTCCGACGCCGCGCCGCAATTCACCTTCAAGCTGGTGCAGCGCGGCAGTTCGGGACCGGCGCCCGATCAGCCCGCAAACTGA